In Chanodichthys erythropterus isolate Z2021 chromosome 9, ASM2448905v1, whole genome shotgun sequence, a genomic segment contains:
- the hes2.2 gene encoding transcription factor HES-2.2 — MTPNATAVSALSYAPRTVAMRKEANELRKTLKPLLEKKRRARINESLNRLKALILPLTGKDNCRYSKLEKADILEMTVRFLTDIQSTPSKDGAVSFKEGYTTCLQRVSARLPQTNLDTETRHRVNEFIQRSMMPKTPGCQNCCAQSSRMMSQIQQKLLNLKSSSSRIVNPEKSNAAILSQPQPVPLINDAKVWRPW, encoded by the exons ATGACTCCTAACGCCACTGCTGTATCTGCTCTGTCTTATGCGCCCCGTACCGTGGCCATGAGAAAGGAGGCAAACGAACTGAGAAAAACCTTGAAACCCTTACTGGAAAAGAAACGACGAGCGCGCATCAACGAGAGCCTCAACCGATTAAAAGCGCTCATTCTCCCGCTCACAGGCAAAGAT AATTGCCGTTATTCTAAACTGGAGAAAGCTGACATTTTGGAGATGACCGTTCGATTCCTGACTGATATTCAATCCACTCCGTCTAAAG ATGGCGCCGTTAGTTTTAAAGAGGGGTACACAACCTGCCTACAGCGCGTTTCAGCTCGCCTACCGCAAACCAACCTCGACACAGAAACCCGCCATCGCGTCAACGAGTTCATCCAGCGTTCGATGATGCCCAAGACACCAGGCTGCCAGAACTGCTGTGCACAGAGCTCCAGAATGATGTCACAAATCCAGCAAAAACTTCTGAATTTGAAATCTAGCAGCTCAAGAATCGTAAACCCAGAAAAAAGCAACGCTGCGATTCTCAGTCAACCTCAGCCTGTGCCACTGATCAACGATGCCAAAGTCTGGAGACCTTGGTAG